The Deltaproteobacteria bacterium nucleotide sequence TTGGCATCGAACGCACCCGCCTGGCTCTTGACCGGGCAGACGTGATAATTCTCGTGATCGAGGCCAACCAGCCTTTTGTCGAAGAGGACCTCGCCATTCTTGGCCAGCTTGAAGGCCGCAGGCTGGTTATAGCAGCCAACAAGTCGGACCTTCTTGGTTCCCCCCTTGCAAAGCCCTTCCCATCGACTCACGATTCGCATCCGGTTGTCCGGGTAAGCGCCCTTGCCGGGAGCGGCCTTGACGAGCTCGCCGGGGCCTTGTGGAATTCCGTTGACGCCGAATCCTCCATCGATCTTTCCCAGGGGCTGCCCAACCTGCGCCAAAGGGTTTTGTTGGAGCGGGCCGTTGACGCTCTTTCCTTTGCTATTTCAGAGGCGCGAGTCCAATTTCTGCCTGATCTCCTTTCGACGGATATTGAAGCCGCCCTTCTGACCCTTGGAATGATCACGGGCGAAACCGCGACCCCGGATATCCTGGATGCCATTTTTTCCCGCTTCTGCATAGGAAAGTAACTCACCCTTCCCCTCCCGGCTTCGTCTATAAATGTTCCACGTGGAACATCATTTCCAGAATCAACACCCTACCTTTTTAAAAATGCGCAGCGTGCATCTCCGAATGTTCCACGTGGAACATTTGGAAAGCCGGGATCGACATAACCTGATAAAACCTTACTTTAATAAGTCTGCAATTGCGCCAATAGGGATCAAATTTGCGGATATAGCCAGGGCGGGGGTCTGAATCAGGCCTTTTTGTCCCGATCATATAAAGATTTCCTGCAGGAGGAATAATGTCTATCCAGACCCGTGACGAAGTGTTGGAAGAGCTTTTAACAGCCGAAAAGCCGGTTTGTCCCCATTGCGGGCAGGTAATGAGCCTCTACGAGGTGCCGCCAATCAATTATTCGGACGGACTTGGCTGGGGCGTACCCTATCTTTATGTCTGCTTCAACGATGAGTGCCCGCCCTTCTGCCAGGGATGGGACGAGATAAAGGAAAAGTACGCGCACACGGCTTCCACCCGCTGCCTCATGTATCCCGGTACCACGCAGGTTGAGTACATGCCTGTTTTCGGTAAAGACGGCGGCAAGGGCCAGATAATGGAAAAGGAGTTGATGGACCAACAAAAGGCTCTGGAAGATGAAATCAAGAAGGGCTTTCTTGAGCTTGCTGAATACTTCGGTGGAAAGGACCACGAAAAGATACTGCAGATTCTGCTGGACTCGGTAAGGCCCGCGCGGGTGCGGTTGAAGGCCGCCCAGATGATGGGGGATTTCGGGGTGGTGGAAAGCATTGAACCCATGAAAAACCTGAAGGTGGGAAACGCCATTCTTGGTCAGGCAATAAAGGATGCAGTTTTCCTCATCCACGAGCGGACCTTCACCAGGGAGTGCCCGTTCTGCGCCGAAGTCATTAAGACAAGGGCGAATGTCTGCAAGCACTGCAATAGGGAAGTCGCCGGGGCCTGACACAGATATCGGGCGGTTTCTGCAGGCGGATTGAACAAAAAGGGCTGTGGGGGTTAGGAAAACCCTCACAGCCCTTTTTGCTTATTCGAGGAAAAAAAGCCCGTGTGTGTTTCTCAGGAAAAGACAAATTGCGAAAGCCTCTTGCGGTACCATTCGTAGGTGTCAGCTATTCCCCTGTTCAGGGCGATTTGGGGAAACCAGCCAAGAGCCGAAATGCGCGAAACGTCTAACTGCTTTTTAGGCGTTCCTCCCGGAAGTTCCGGTAAAAGCGCAATCTCTCCCGAAAACCCGACAATGCCAGCAATCCTCCGGGCGAGTTCCAGCACGGTCTCGTCCTTGCCGGTCCCCACGTTTAAGGGCTCCTCGGAATCGTAATTGTCCATTAAGAAAACGCACGCATCCGCGAGGTCATCCACGTGAAGAAATTCCCGGCGAGGGGAGCCGTCACCCCAGACGGGCAGCACCGGGCGGCCCTTTAAAAGAATCTCCCGGAAGTTATCCGGGATGGGGCCGAAACATGCCTCGTCCCTGAAAATGGCCTCAAAATCACATTCCTGGGAAAGCCGGGCGAGGTGGGCCTTACGGATGAGGGCGGGAAGAAGGTGGCTTGAAAGAAGGTCGAAGTTGTCCTCCAGGCCGTAAAGATTGGTGGGCAGAAGGCTTATGGCCCGGAAACCGTGCTGGCGTCGAAGGGCCTGGCAGAGCTTGATCCCGGCGATCTTAGCCACCGCGTACCACTGATTTGTGGGCTCAAGCCCGCCGGATAATAAATACTCCTCTTTTATGGGCTGTGGGCAGAGCCTTGGGTAGATGCAGCTCGATCCCAGAAAAAGCAGTTTCTCCGCGCCAAACCTGTGGGCCGCGTCGATTACGTTGGTCTGAATCAGAAGATTGTCCCTTATGAAATCGGCGGGAAAGTCATTGTTCGCCTTTATGCCGCCCACCCTGGCTGCTGCCAAAAAAACGTGGGTGGGCCTTTCGGACCTGAAAAAGTCCTCCACGTCGGCCTGCCTGGTAAGGTTCAGTTGACGCCTGTTCCGGGTTATGACGTTGGCATGGCCAAGGGCGGTAAGGCGGCGCAGGATCGCCGAGCCCACCATGCCGAGGTGTCCTGCAAGAAAAATGCGGGCGGATTTTTCCATTTAAGTCACACCTTCAGAAACTTCAAACGGCTTGCGGCGAAGGCCGCCATTTTGAGAAGCGCGAAGCCCTGCCGCCACCTGTCTATGTTGGTTTCCCCGTAGGTTCGGAACCTGTAGCGGATGGGAATCTCCACGATCTTAAGGTTGAGGCGGGCCGCACCGAAAAGGAGGTCGAAATCCCCGAAGGGGTCGAAATCCCCGAAATAGTGCCGGTTGCGGCAGATGGCCTCGTAATTGTTCCGGTTCAAAACCTTGGTGCCGCAAAGGGTGTCTTTTATGGGCTGGCCAAGAAGCCAGGTGAAGGCCATGCTGAAAAACTTGTTGCCAAGCATGTTCATGAAACGCATGGAGCCGTCTTCCATGGGATAGACCAGACGAACCCCGTTGATGAACTCCCCCTTGCCGGAAACCAGCGCGTCGTAAAACCTTGGAAGGTATTCGGGCGGCATGGTGAGGTCCGCGTCCAGTATCATGAAGACATCGCCCCTGGCCTTTGAAAATCCCAGGCGCACTGCGTCGCCCTTTCCCTTGCCCGGCTGCTGGTAGGCG carries:
- a CDS encoding zinc ribbon domain-containing protein gives rise to the protein MSIQTRDEVLEELLTAEKPVCPHCGQVMSLYEVPPINYSDGLGWGVPYLYVCFNDECPPFCQGWDEIKEKYAHTASTRCLMYPGTTQVEYMPVFGKDGGKGQIMEKELMDQQKALEDEIKKGFLELAEYFGGKDHEKILQILLDSVRPARVRLKAAQMMGDFGVVESIEPMKNLKVGNAILGQAIKDAVFLIHERTFTRECPFCAEVIKTRANVCKHCNREVAGA
- a CDS encoding GDP-L-fucose synthase; translation: MEKSARIFLAGHLGMVGSAILRRLTALGHANVITRNRRQLNLTRQADVEDFFRSERPTHVFLAAARVGGIKANNDFPADFIRDNLLIQTNVIDAAHRFGAEKLLFLGSSCIYPRLCPQPIKEEYLLSGGLEPTNQWYAVAKIAGIKLCQALRRQHGFRAISLLPTNLYGLEDNFDLLSSHLLPALIRKAHLARLSQECDFEAIFRDEACFGPIPDNFREILLKGRPVLPVWGDGSPRREFLHVDDLADACVFLMDNYDSEEPLNVGTGKDETVLELARRIAGIVGFSGEIALLPELPGGTPKKQLDVSRISALGWFPQIALNRGIADTYEWYRKRLSQFVFS